The Thermodesulfobium sp. 4217-1 genome has a segment encoding these proteins:
- a CDS encoding MogA/MoaB family molybdenum cofactor biosynthesis protein — protein sequence MDKKVTFAVLTLSDSGYKGEREDLSGKKIIEICHNRGFFLSSYEILPDEKNLLIEKLIELSNQKINLILTTGGTGFSDRDNTPEATKEVIEKEIPGIPEAMRSLSLQKTNRAMLTRGLCGIRKKSIILNLPGSLKAVDECLNFVIDPLEHGIDILMGWDKNCART from the coding sequence TTGGATAAAAAGGTTACGTTTGCAGTATTGACCTTGTCTGATTCTGGATACAAAGGAGAAAGAGAAGATCTAAGCGGCAAAAAGATTATAGAAATTTGTCACAATAGAGGATTTTTCTTGTCATCCTACGAGATCTTGCCAGATGAAAAAAATTTACTGATAGAAAAATTAATTGAGCTTTCCAACCAAAAAATAAATTTAATACTAACAACTGGCGGAACTGGGTTTTCTGATAGAGACAATACGCCTGAGGCCACTAAAGAGGTTATAGAAAAAGAAATACCTGGCATCCCTGAGGCTATGAGGAGTCTTAGCCTCCAAAAAACTAATAGGGCAATGCTCACAAGAGGCTTATGTGGAATTAGAAAAAAGTCGATAATATTAAATTTGCCCGGTAGCTTAAAGGCGGTAGATGAATGTCTGAACTTTGTGATCGATCCTCTTGAACATGGAATTGATATATTAATGGGCTGGGACAAAAATTGTGCAAGAACTTGA
- the moaC gene encoding cyclic pyranopterin monophosphate synthase MoaC, whose translation MFTHLDEEGKAYMVDIGDKVETVRVAKAQAFIRLSDKTLSLINDQKVPKGDIFSTSRIAGILAAKKTWELIPLTHPIPINQINLDFEVKDNGILILSQARTSFKTGVEMEALVAANIAALTIYDMIKAVEKGAVIEDVKLLYKSGGKSGTYEYV comes from the coding sequence ATGTTTACACATTTAGATGAAGAGGGAAAGGCCTATATGGTAGACATCGGCGATAAGGTTGAAACAGTTAGGGTTGCGAAAGCACAGGCTTTTATTCGTTTGTCAGATAAAACTCTAAGCTTGATTAACGATCAGAAAGTTCCAAAGGGCGATATATTTTCTACATCCAGAATAGCTGGCATCTTAGCGGCGAAGAAGACCTGGGAGCTAATACCTTTGACTCATCCAATACCAATTAATCAAATAAATCTGGATTTTGAAGTTAAAGATAATGGAATTTTAATATTGTCGCAGGCAAGGACAAGTTTTAAAACTGGAGTGGAGATGGAGGCATTGGTAGCAGCTAACATAGCAGCACTTACAATATACGATATGATAAAGGCTGTAGAAAAGGGAGCTGTTATCGAAGACGTGAAGCTCTTGTATAAATCAGGCGGTAAGTCTGGCACTTATGAATACGTGTGA
- a CDS encoding molybdopterin-binding protein: MQELDRAKRRYSEIVEELLKYLPSVNSQDILSADCLGEILSEDVILKENYPKYFVSRFDGYLCKGVAPFKLVKEIYPGDKLNFSINNNACIFFATGSSIEKIDDGLKFFKMEDVKFENNLIFPASEETKNNWLKPGSEILDGEKLFSKGRKLSVKDRFALELLGIRSIKVFKRPKLSIINTGTELINTGDLEKALPLSSWIISPVAQFDGFEVIQSGPIADEESLLEEVLIENKKSDIVLFIGGTGMGKKDLIRRVLNKNSKPIFERFNTPVGKNSYAYLYEDKIILGFSGIVQASVALYHLILRNLIFKQRGLQLENLVDFCDLSEKPGSGRNNWYKNEKIENGKLILKQCNFLNSEFVGFYFDEELFIQKTYFFNQVF, translated from the coding sequence GTGCAAGAACTTGATAGGGCTAAAAGACGCTATTCAGAGATAGTCGAAGAGCTTTTAAAGTATTTGCCATCCGTTAACTCACAAGATATTTTGTCTGCTGATTGTCTTGGAGAGATATTAAGTGAAGATGTAATCTTGAAAGAAAATTATCCAAAATATTTTGTCAGCAGGTTTGACGGCTACTTGTGTAAAGGGGTTGCTCCATTTAAGCTGGTTAAAGAAATATATCCTGGAGACAAGCTAAATTTTTCCATAAATAATAATGCCTGCATATTTTTTGCAACAGGCTCTTCTATAGAAAAAATAGATGACGGCTTAAAATTCTTTAAGATGGAAGACGTAAAGTTCGAAAATAATTTAATATTTCCTGCGTCTGAAGAAACTAAAAATAATTGGCTAAAACCTGGGAGTGAAATCCTTGATGGTGAGAAGCTTTTCTCTAAGGGAAGAAAACTTTCCGTTAAAGACAGATTCGCTTTAGAGCTTTTAGGCATTAGGTCTATCAAAGTATTTAAAAGGCCCAAGCTTAGCATAATCAACACTGGAACAGAGTTAATCAATACTGGTGATTTAGAAAAAGCTTTGCCGCTCTCAAGCTGGATAATCTCGCCTGTTGCACAATTTGATGGTTTTGAAGTCATTCAATCAGGTCCAATAGCAGATGAAGAATCTCTTCTGGAAGAGGTTCTGATTGAAAACAAAAAAAGCGATATCGTCTTGTTTATAGGTGGCACTGGCATGGGCAAAAAGGATCTTATAAGAAGGGTTCTAAATAAAAACTCTAAGCCAATATTTGAAAGGTTTAACACGCCAGTGGGCAAAAATAGCTATGCTTATTTATATGAAGACAAAATTATATTGGGCTTTTCAGGAATCGTTCAGGCAAGCGTAGCTCTTTATCATTTAATTTTGCGAAATTTGATATTTAAGCAGAGAGGATTGCAATTGGAAAATCTTGTTGATTTTTGTGATCTTTCAGAAAAGCCTGGAAGTGGCAGAAACAATTGGTATAAAAATGAGAAGATTGAAAACGGTAAGCTGATTCTAAAACAATGCAACTTCTTAAATTCTGAATTCGTCGGATTTTATTTCGACGAAGAGCTATTTATACAGAAGACATATTTTTTTAACCAAGTTTTTTAA
- a CDS encoding AMIN domain-containing protein yields the protein MKFFLAFIFLFLLTTVGIAYADTLPKVQNVSYKTTENGVEVFVNVQGNPNFNYFRMADGRIVLDIDKSIISKKGDISTISPMVTGIHFAQNTPDKVRVVIESDKNYPYIVSRVAGGLEVNVGSFKVSDYSSNRIQSSSPITRIQNNSLNTQNIRTGFNDTQSDIVGNSDVNNPGNLRSVYGGFNSYRDINCGIYAAYYNIIRKPGYYNGGNESIRNIIFTWAPPRENNSSRYLNDVIMYCNRSGLNINEDTNFSSLSLEQQEIVLSAIFNEEGNRDWLNATKTLSSQQRIALINDSILQHSTSNYIASNSTESVHPVVNPTSNSTSETRKAKQSSPGVGGILGKAIGILGSIL from the coding sequence ATGAAGTTTTTTTTAGCTTTTATATTTTTGTTTCTTCTAACTACTGTAGGCATTGCCTATGCTGATACACTGCCAAAGGTGCAAAATGTTTCTTACAAGACTACGGAAAATGGAGTAGAGGTTTTCGTCAATGTTCAGGGCAATCCAAATTTCAATTATTTTAGAATGGCAGACGGTAGAATAGTATTGGACATCGATAAATCAATCATTTCTAAGAAAGGTGATATATCAACTATCTCACCAATGGTAACTGGAATACATTTTGCACAAAATACACCTGATAAAGTTAGGGTGGTTATCGAAAGCGATAAAAATTATCCATATATTGTTTCAAGAGTCGCAGGTGGTTTGGAGGTTAATGTAGGGAGTTTCAAAGTTTCAGATTACAGTTCAAATAGGATTCAAAGTAGCTCTCCTATAACAAGGATTCAAAACAACTCTTTAAATACTCAAAACATAAGAACAGGTTTTAACGACACTCAATCAGATATAGTTGGCAATTCAGATGTGAACAATCCAGGCAATCTAAGATCTGTTTACGGGGGATTCAATAGCTATAGAGATATAAATTGCGGTATATATGCTGCATATTACAACATTATTCGAAAACCAGGCTATTACAATGGTGGCAATGAGTCAATTAGAAATATTATTTTTACTTGGGCGCCGCCTCGAGAAAACAATTCTTCTCGATATTTAAATGATGTAATTATGTATTGCAATAGATCTGGCCTAAATATAAACGAAGATACAAATTTTTCAAGTTTATCGTTGGAACAGCAAGAAATAGTATTAAGCGCTATTTTTAATGAAGAAGGAAATAGAGATTGGCTAAACGCAACCAAAACTCTCTCGAGCCAACAAAGGATTGCTTTAATCAACGACTCTATTTTGCAACACTCCACATCAAATTATATTGCTTCTAATTCAACCGAATCGGTACACCCCGTAGTTAACCCCACATCCAATTCTACAAGTGAGACAAGAAAAGCTAAACAGTCTTCCCCTGGAGTAGGTGGTATTTTAGGTAAAGCTATTGGCATACTTGGAAGCATTCTCTAA
- the pyrF gene encoding orotidine-5'-phosphate decarboxylase, producing MDSNVIVALDLDDVDEINKKIKELSAFTSWYKVGYQMLTSIGVKESVKIVKSYNCKVFLDMKLYDIPNTVAKAVKNLSALDIDMLTIHVSGGSNMIREALNSIDPKSNTKLLGVTLLTSFSIEEAKKIYNLYDTIDIVKKFVEIGYNSGLRGFVCSPLELKVLKKEFPDCFFVVPGIRPAWSLKDDQERISTPYDAKLNGATYIVVGRPILKPNNNYSSSEALKSIIEEFYK from the coding sequence TTGGATTCTAATGTAATAGTAGCACTTGACCTGGATGATGTTGATGAAATTAATAAGAAAATTAAAGAGCTTTCTGCTTTTACGAGCTGGTATAAAGTAGGCTATCAGATGTTAACTTCTATTGGCGTGAAGGAATCAGTGAAGATTGTAAAGTCTTATAATTGCAAGGTTTTTTTAGATATGAAATTATATGATATTCCAAATACTGTCGCTAAAGCGGTTAAGAATCTTTCAGCTCTGGATATTGATATGCTGACCATTCATGTTAGCGGCGGATCTAATATGATAAGAGAAGCTCTGAATAGCATCGATCCTAAGAGCAATACAAAGCTTTTGGGCGTCACTCTTTTAACGAGTTTCTCCATAGAAGAGGCCAAAAAAATTTATAATTTATATGATACTATAGATATAGTGAAAAAATTTGTAGAAATTGGTTATAATTCTGGATTGAGAGGATTTGTTTGTAGTCCTCTTGAATTAAAAGTATTGAAAAAAGAATTTCCAGACTGCTTTTTTGTCGTTCCGGGCATAAGGCCAGCCTGGAGCCTTAAGGATGATCAGGAAAGAATCTCTACGCCATACGATGCAAAATTGAATGGTGCGACATATATTGTGGTAGGAAGACCTATATTGAAGCCAAACAATAACTATTCTTCATCAGAAGCGTTAAAATCTATTATTGAGGAGTTTTATAAATGA